One segment of Gemmatimonadales bacterium DNA contains the following:
- a CDS encoding DoxX family protein, whose product MNTALLIARLFFGLGLAAHGAQKLFGWFGGHGLAGTGQFFEMLGLRPGRLFALAAGFGETGGGLLLALGLLGPVGPAAMLLVMLVAALTVHVRNGFFVTGNGIEMPMLYGMGVLVLAFTGPGDFSLDGVLGLLWLTDDAIARVAIGAAIAGALLIVAVRRAPERTGAAAS is encoded by the coding sequence ATGAACACCGCATTGCTGATCGCGCGGCTCTTCTTCGGTCTGGGCCTGGCCGCGCACGGTGCCCAGAAGCTCTTCGGCTGGTTCGGGGGTCACGGCCTCGCCGGCACCGGCCAGTTCTTCGAGATGCTCGGCCTCCGCCCGGGTCGCCTCTTCGCGCTGGCGGCGGGGTTCGGCGAGACCGGGGGTGGCCTGCTGTTGGCGCTCGGTCTTCTCGGGCCGGTCGGACCGGCGGCGATGCTGCTGGTGATGCTCGTCGCGGCGCTCACGGTCCACGTCCGCAACGGCTTCTTCGTGACCGGCAACGGGATCGAGATGCCGATGCTCTACGGGATGGGGGTGCTGGTGCTGGCCTTCACGGGGCCCGGCGACTTCTCGCTCGACGGGGTGTTGGGCCTGCTCTGGCTGACGGATGACGCCATCGCCCGGGTCGCCATCGGTGCCGCGATCGCGGGGGCGCTGCTGATCGTCGCCGTGCGGCGCGCGCCGGAACGGACGGGCGCGGCGGCGTCCTGA
- a CDS encoding MarR family transcriptional regulator, which produces MKQSRIAPATATQPTGAQESAGPGPAMLWALIHAAREVEDQLDAALGVHGLSPAKYGVLQQLAAAGPLTLTDLAGRLSCVRSNVTQLVDRLEADGLVRREDDPADRRTVRAVLTALGVQREAAGAVVVAEIQRDVAAKVPVTARAAFLRALSALK; this is translated from the coding sequence ATGAAGCAATCTCGAATCGCGCCGGCAACCGCCACCCAGCCCACCGGTGCCCAGGAGAGCGCGGGGCCCGGCCCAGCGATGTTGTGGGCGCTGATCCACGCGGCGCGCGAGGTCGAGGACCAGCTCGACGCGGCGCTCGGCGTGCACGGTCTCTCGCCCGCGAAGTACGGGGTGCTGCAGCAGCTGGCGGCGGCCGGGCCGCTGACGCTGACGGACCTTGCCGGCCGGTTGAGCTGCGTGCGCTCGAACGTCACGCAGCTGGTGGATCGCCTGGAAGCGGATGGGCTGGTGCGCCGCGAGGACGATCCCGCCGATCGCCGGACGGTGCGGGCGGTGCTCACCGCCCTCGGGGTCCAGCGGGAGGCCGCTGGGGCCGTGGTGGTGGCGGAGATCCAGCGCGACGTGGCAGCCAAGGTGCCGGTCACCGCACGCGCGGCATTCCTGCGGGCGCTGTCCGCGCTAAAGTAG